A genomic segment from Agrobacterium vitis encodes:
- the speB gene encoding agmatinase, with translation MTSSFHQPVDAAEVPRFAGHATFMRLPAVTSAEGLDIALIGIPWDGGTTNRAGARHGPREVRNQSSLMRRVHHVSKIEPFSLANIADAGDVTVNPIDLMLALQQIEDGVAAVVAAGALPLCAGGDHLTTLPVLRAVAKSRPVGLIHFDAHSDTNDSYFGGQRFTHGTPFRRAIEEGLLDPKRMVQIGIRSSNYEVDEHQWAKDQGIRIIYMEEFVARSVADVMAEARAIAGDGPTYVSFDIDCIDPSMAPGTGTPEIGGFLTREVQAMVRLLEGVNIVGADVVEVAPPFDVGGMTALAGATMMFELLCIMAKAVADRR, from the coding sequence GTGACCTCATCCTTTCACCAGCCTGTCGATGCCGCTGAAGTGCCGCGTTTTGCCGGACATGCCACTTTCATGCGGCTGCCTGCTGTCACCTCGGCTGAAGGACTTGATATCGCGCTGATCGGTATTCCCTGGGATGGCGGCACCACAAACCGGGCTGGCGCCCGCCATGGTCCGCGTGAAGTGCGCAACCAGTCCAGCCTGATGCGCCGGGTGCATCACGTCTCGAAAATCGAGCCGTTCAGCCTTGCCAATATTGCCGATGCGGGGGATGTGACCGTCAACCCCATCGACCTGATGCTGGCGCTGCAACAGATAGAAGACGGCGTGGCGGCAGTTGTGGCTGCCGGTGCTTTGCCGCTCTGCGCCGGGGGCGACCATCTGACCACGCTGCCGGTGCTGCGGGCAGTGGCCAAATCGCGGCCGGTCGGGCTCATTCATTTCGATGCCCATTCCGACACCAATGACAGCTATTTCGGCGGCCAGCGCTTTACCCACGGCACGCCCTTTCGCCGCGCCATCGAAGAGGGGCTTCTCGATCCGAAACGCATGGTGCAGATCGGCATTCGCAGTTCCAATTACGAAGTCGATGAGCATCAATGGGCCAAGGACCAGGGCATCCGCATCATCTATATGGAGGAATTCGTCGCCCGCAGCGTCGCAGACGTGATGGCAGAAGCCCGCGCCATTGCCGGTGATGGACCGACCTATGTCAGCTTCGATATCGACTGCATCGACCCCTCGATGGCGCCTGGAACCGGCACACCGGAAATCGGCGGCTTTCTGACCCGCGAAGTGCAGGCCATGGTGCGGCTGCTGGAGGGCGTCAATATCGTCGGTGCCGATGTGGTGGAAGTCGCGCCACCCTTCGATGTCGGCGGTATGACGGCGCTGGCCGGTGCCACGATGATGTTCGAATTGCTCTGTATCATGGCGAAAGCGGTGGCGGATCGGCGGTGA
- a CDS encoding energy-coupling factor transporter transmembrane component T family protein: MLNSLHVEGNSWLHRMPVGTKLAILMVFGLGLAFSLSMPLQATAASATGALYFSLGLGARAALRRIRPMLISIAVLGLFNIYALDLITSATLTLRLLAILFLACAITATTSLGAFMETLDRLLAPLDRLGLVRAADISLALGLTLRFVPDIADRYEALKAAHQARGIPVRLHRMLGPLFILALKEADSIAEAIDARGIRRHEKRTD; encoded by the coding sequence ATGTTGAACAGCCTTCATGTCGAGGGCAATAGCTGGCTGCATCGGATGCCGGTTGGGACGAAGCTGGCCATCCTGATGGTGTTTGGCCTTGGCCTGGCGTTCAGCCTGTCCATGCCGCTCCAGGCCACGGCAGCCAGCGCCACCGGCGCGCTCTATTTCAGCCTGGGGCTTGGCGCACGGGCGGCCTTGCGGCGCATCCGCCCGATGCTGATCAGCATTGCCGTGCTTGGCCTCTTCAACATCTATGCGCTGGATCTCATCACCTCGGCAACGCTAACACTGCGGCTACTCGCCATCCTGTTTCTCGCCTGCGCCATCACCGCGACGACCTCGCTTGGCGCCTTCATGGAGACGCTTGACCGGTTGCTGGCCCCGCTTGATCGGCTGGGTCTGGTCCGGGCCGCCGATATCAGCCTGGCACTGGGGCTGACGCTGCGCTTCGTGCCTGACATCGCAGACCGTTATGAGGCGCTGAAGGCCGCGCATCAGGCACGTGGCATTCCCGTGCGGCTGCACCGGATGCTGGGACCGCTGTTTATTCTGGCCTTGAAAGAGGCCGATTCCATCGCCGAGGCCATTGACGCCCGCGGCATTCGCCGTCACGAAAAGAGAACAGACTGA
- a CDS encoding aminoglycoside phosphotransferase family protein yields the protein MQRLIADQFPQFSLLAIQPIIPGGWNNRSFRLGSEMIIRMPSAQRYEQQVEKEQRFLPMLAPHLPLPITEPVAMGRADHSYPFSWGIYRWIDGETPLPTWIANSEQFAVDLGEFLRTLHGLDGANGPLAGPHNFYRGGLLATYDEETRTTITKLGTDIDTSRATALWDQALASHWQRPPVWLHGDIAPGNLLVKNDRLSAVIDFGSCGTGDPACDLAIAWTMMDSVAAKVFRTTLGHDEATWDRARGWALWKTLITLQKQIETPETGATETQAMLDRILGSDFHGNH from the coding sequence GTGCAGCGTTTGATCGCTGACCAATTCCCGCAATTTTCATTGCTGGCCATCCAGCCGATCATACCAGGCGGTTGGAACAATCGCAGTTTCCGCCTTGGCTCCGAGATGATCATCCGTATGCCGAGCGCACAGCGCTATGAACAGCAGGTGGAAAAGGAGCAGCGCTTCTTGCCAATGCTGGCGCCACATCTGCCGCTTCCCATTACTGAACCAGTCGCAATGGGCCGCGCGGATCATTCCTACCCTTTCTCCTGGGGCATCTATCGATGGATTGACGGCGAAACGCCCTTGCCGACATGGATCGCAAACAGCGAGCAATTTGCGGTCGATCTCGGTGAATTTCTAAGAACACTTCATGGTCTTGACGGAGCCAACGGCCCGCTGGCCGGACCTCATAATTTTTATCGCGGCGGCTTGCTCGCAACCTATGATGAAGAAACCCGCACGACCATAACCAAGCTCGGCACCGACATCGATACGTCCCGCGCGACCGCGCTATGGGATCAGGCCCTTGCCAGTCATTGGCAGAGACCGCCGGTCTGGCTGCACGGCGATATCGCTCCCGGCAACCTGCTGGTCAAAAACGACCGGCTCTCTGCCGTGATCGATTTCGGCTCCTGCGGCACCGGTGATCCGGCCTGCGATCTCGCTATTGCCTGGACCATGATGGATTCCGTGGCTGCCAAGGTCTTTCGCACAACCCTTGGCCATGATGAGGCGACATGGGACCGAGCGCGTGGCTGGGCCTTATGGAAAACACTGATTACCTTGCAAAAACAAATAGAAACGCCTGAGACGGGCGCAACGGAAACCCAAGCCATGCTTGACCGCATCCTTGGATCAGATTTTCACGGCAACCACTGA
- a CDS encoding biotin transporter BioY, giving the protein MTTRDLVLIALFAAIVVVLGLIPPVPLGFIPVPITAQSMGVMLAGCILGAKRGALAYALVVLLVAMGLPVLSGGHGGLNALFGATGGYIFGWVLGAFVTGLAAERFARASSTASGQTIGFFAASILGGIGVVYACGMPWWSFVAGTPIDKVLIGSLAFLPGDLIKAAIAALAARAVMVGYPLLPKRA; this is encoded by the coding sequence ATGACCACGCGAGACCTGGTTCTGATTGCACTGTTTGCCGCCATCGTCGTTGTCCTCGGGCTTATTCCGCCCGTGCCGCTCGGCTTCATTCCGGTGCCGATCACCGCCCAGTCGATGGGCGTAATGCTGGCCGGCTGCATCCTCGGTGCCAAGCGCGGGGCCTTGGCCTATGCGCTGGTCGTCCTGCTGGTGGCCATGGGCCTGCCGGTTCTGTCGGGCGGTCACGGCGGCCTGAACGCGCTGTTTGGTGCCACCGGCGGCTATATTTTCGGCTGGGTTCTCGGTGCTTTCGTCACCGGCCTTGCGGCTGAACGTTTTGCCCGCGCCTCGTCCACCGCCAGCGGCCAGACAATCGGCTTCTTTGCCGCCAGCATTCTCGGCGGTATCGGCGTCGTCTATGCCTGCGGCATGCCCTGGTGGAGCTTTGTGGCCGGCACCCCGATCGACAAGGTACTGATCGGCTCGCTGGCCTTCCTGCCCGGCGACCTGATCAAGGCCGCCATCGCCGCCCTTGCCGCCCGCGCCGTCATGGTCGGCTATCCGCTGCTGCCAAAGCGGGCGTAA
- a CDS encoding energy-coupling factor ABC transporter ATP-binding protein, whose amino-acid sequence MQIHFDQAGASFDGHVALEPLTITFDEQRIGVIGLNGSGKSTFARLINGLVKPSSGHVTLDGLDTVKNAKAVQARTGFIFQNPANQIILPLIGEDIAMGPKSRGLKGKALDDAVDNVAARLGITHLLRRRPHELSGGELQLAALAAVLVNRPDLVIFDEPTNQLDLKNRALVAGTIEALEEQALVISHDLDLVAGFSRVLVFHRAKLAFDGPASDAIARYREIAAC is encoded by the coding sequence GTGCAGATCCATTTCGACCAAGCTGGCGCCAGTTTTGATGGCCATGTGGCGCTGGAGCCGCTGACCATCACCTTCGACGAACAGCGGATCGGGGTGATTGGCCTGAACGGCTCGGGCAAGTCCACCTTTGCCCGTCTGATCAATGGCCTCGTCAAGCCGAGCAGCGGACATGTAACGTTGGATGGGCTGGATACGGTGAAAAATGCGAAGGCCGTGCAGGCGCGGACCGGCTTTATCTTCCAGAACCCAGCCAACCAGATCATCCTGCCGCTGATCGGTGAGGATATTGCCATGGGGCCGAAATCCCGTGGCCTGAAAGGCAAGGCGCTGGACGATGCCGTGGACAACGTTGCTGCAAGGCTCGGCATAACCCATCTGCTGCGCCGCCGCCCGCATGAACTATCCGGCGGCGAGCTGCAATTGGCGGCGCTGGCCGCTGTTCTGGTCAACCGGCCCGACCTGGTGATTTTCGACGAACCGACCAACCAGCTCGATTTGAAAAACCGGGCGCTGGTGGCTGGCACCATCGAGGCGCTGGAGGAACAGGCGCTGGTGATCAGCCACGATCTCGATCTGGTTGCCGGGTTTTCGCGGGTGCTGGTGTTTCACCGCGCCAAGCTTGCCTTCGATGGTCCGGCCAGCGATGCCATTGCCCGTTACCGCGAGATCGCCGCATGTTGA